A single region of the Sciurus carolinensis chromosome 16, mSciCar1.2, whole genome shotgun sequence genome encodes:
- the LOC124966681 gene encoding zinc finger protein 549-like isoform X7 yields the protein MGHVTFEDIAVYFSQEEWGLLDDAQRHLYHDVMLENFELMASVGCWHGVDKEAHSEQRLSIGVSQARTPAPSPCISNAHPCEMCMQSIKDNLHLIGHQGILPGKKPYLCVTCGKQFSLSLKLQQKQQHSGEKHIIKGENRALLSCRVSVSGSLFICKDVEKDFPASLDLLQHQTALGRGCSLLRSRETFHTHSKHYKHSRCEQIFNERVHTIELQRVHTGEKANEHSECGKSLSSKHLLVEQQRTHDGEKPYVCNTCGKSFRHKQTLIGHQQRIHTGERSYVCVECGKSLSSKYSLVEHQRTHNGEKPYVCNTCGKSFRHKQTFVGHQQRIHAGKRPYVCSECGKSFIQSSDHIRHQRIHSGERAYECSECGKSFIYKQSLLDHQRIHTGERPYGCSECGKAFIHKKRLLEHQRIHTGEKPYVCIKCGKSFIRSSDYIRHQRIHTGERAYECSECGKAFICKQTLLKHHRIHTREKPYQCRECGKGFYTEDKLLQHQRIHTREQTYKCSECGKTFSHKKRLLEHQRTHAGEKPCECCECGKCFRHRTSLIQHQKVHSGERPFICTACEKSFIYKNKLIEHQRIHTGEKPYECTECGKAFNKRYSLVRHQNIHARERP from the exons GGCCATGTGACCTTTGAGGATATCGCTGTGTacttctcccaggaggagtgGGGGCTCCTCGATGACGCTCAGAGGCACCTGTATCATGATGTGATGCTGGAGAACTTTGAACTCATGGCCTCAGTGG GTTGTTGGCATGGAGTAGATAAAGAGGCCCATTCTGAACAGAGACTTTCCATAGGAGTGTCACAGGCCAGGACTCCAGCACCAAGTCCATGCATCTCAAATGCTCATCCCTGTGAGATGTGTATGCAGTCCATAAAAGACAATTTGCACCTGATTGGACACCAGGGAATACTTCCCGGGAAGAAACCATACCTGTGTGTGACATGTGGGAAACAGTTCTCATTAAGTTTGAAACTACAACAGAAGCAGCAGCATAGTGGAGAGAAACACATCATAAAGGGAGAGAATAGAGCCTTGCTTAGTTGCAGAGTCTCTGTGTCAGGAAGCCTTTTCATATGCAAAGATGTAGAGAAGGACTTCCCAGCCAGTCTAGACCTTCTGCAGCATCAGACTGCCCTTGGCAGAGGATGTTCTCTGTTGAGAAGCAGGGAGACCTTTCATACTCATTCAAAACATTACAAACATAGTAGATGTGAGCAGATTTTTAATGAGAGGGTTCACACCATTGAACTTCAGAgagttcacactggagaaaaagcTAATGAACATAGTGAATGTGGAAAATCTCTGAGCTCCAAACACTTACTTGTAGAGCAACAGAGAACCCATGATGGAGAAAAGCCTTATGTGTGCAACACATGTGGGAAATCATTTCGCCACAAACAAACCCTCATTGGGCATCAGCAGAGAATCCATACTGGAGAAAGGTCTTACGTGTGTGTGGAATGTGGGAAATCCCTGAGCTCCAAATACTCACTTGTTGAGCATCAGAGAACCCATAATGGAGAAAAGCCATATGTGTGCAACACATGTGGGAAATCATTCCGTCACAAACAAACATTTGTTGGGCACCAGCAGAGAATCCATGCTGGAAAAAGACCTTATGTGTGCAGTGAGTGTGGAAAATCTTTTATTCAGTCTTCTGACCACATTcgacatcagagaattcatagtggAGAAAGGGCTTATGAGtgtagtgaatgtgggaaatcctTCATCTACAAACAGTCACTTCTTGATCATCAGAGAATCCACACTGGAGAAAGGCCCTATGGGTGCAGtgaatgtgggaaggccttcatCCACAAGAAAAGACTTCTTgagcatcagagaattcacactggagaaaagcctTATGTGTGCATTAAGTGTGGGAAGTCCTTTATTCGGTCTTCTGACTACATTCggcatcagagaattcacacaggAGAACGGGCTTATGAGTGCAgtgagtgtgggaaagccttcatcTGCAAACAAACACTTCTTAAGCACCATAGAATCCACACTAGAGAAAAGCCTTACCAATGCAGAGAATGTGGGAAAGGCTTCTACACTGAAGATAAACTTCTTCAGCACCAGAGAATCCACACCAGAGAACAAACATACAAGTGCAGTGAGTGTGGGAAAACCTTCAGCCACAAAAAAAGGCTTCTTGAGCACCAGAGGACCCACGCTGGAGAGAAACCCTGTGAGTGCTGTGAATGTGGGAAATGCTTTCGACATCGCACCAGCCTCATTCAGCATCAGAAAGTTCACAGTGGAGAGAGGCCTTTCATCTGTACTGCTTGTGAAAAGTCCTTCATCTACAAAAACAAACTCATTGAGCACCAGAGaatacacactggagaaaaaccctatgaGTGCactgaatgtgggaaagccttcaacAAGAGATACTCCCTTGTCAGGCACCAAAATATTCATGCAAGAGAAAGGCCCTAG
- the LOC124966681 gene encoding zinc finger protein 549-like isoform X5 has protein sequence MSAAERTRPAGHVTFEDIAVYFSQEEWGLLDDAQRHLYHDVMLENFELMASVGCWHGVDKEAHSEQRLSIGVSQARTPAPSPCISNAHPCEMCMQSIKDNLHLIGHQGILPGKKPYLCVTCGKQFSLSLKLQQKQQHSGEKHIIKGENRALLSCRVSVSGSLFICKDVEKDFPASLDLLQHQTALGRGCSLLRSRETFHTHSKHYKHSRCEQIFNERVHTIELQRVHTGEKANEHSECGKSLSSKHLLVEQQRTHDGEKPYVCNTCGKSFRHKQTLIGHQQRIHTGERSYVCVECGKSLSSKYSLVEHQRTHNGEKPYVCNTCGKSFRHKQTFVGHQQRIHAGKRPYVCSECGKSFIQSSDHIRHQRIHSGERAYECSECGKSFIYKQSLLDHQRIHTGERPYGCSECGKAFIHKKRLLEHQRIHTGEKPYVCIKCGKSFIRSSDYIRHQRIHTGERAYECSECGKAFICKQTLLKHHRIHTREKPYQCRECGKGFYTEDKLLQHQRIHTREQTYKCSECGKTFSHKKRLLEHQRTHAGEKPCECCECGKCFRHRTSLIQHQKVHSGERPFICTACEKSFIYKNKLIEHQRIHTGEKPYECTECGKAFNKRYSLVRHQNIHARERP, from the exons GGCCATGTGACCTTTGAGGATATCGCTGTGTacttctcccaggaggagtgGGGGCTCCTCGATGACGCTCAGAGGCACCTGTATCATGATGTGATGCTGGAGAACTTTGAACTCATGGCCTCAGTGG GTTGTTGGCATGGAGTAGATAAAGAGGCCCATTCTGAACAGAGACTTTCCATAGGAGTGTCACAGGCCAGGACTCCAGCACCAAGTCCATGCATCTCAAATGCTCATCCCTGTGAGATGTGTATGCAGTCCATAAAAGACAATTTGCACCTGATTGGACACCAGGGAATACTTCCCGGGAAGAAACCATACCTGTGTGTGACATGTGGGAAACAGTTCTCATTAAGTTTGAAACTACAACAGAAGCAGCAGCATAGTGGAGAGAAACACATCATAAAGGGAGAGAATAGAGCCTTGCTTAGTTGCAGAGTCTCTGTGTCAGGAAGCCTTTTCATATGCAAAGATGTAGAGAAGGACTTCCCAGCCAGTCTAGACCTTCTGCAGCATCAGACTGCCCTTGGCAGAGGATGTTCTCTGTTGAGAAGCAGGGAGACCTTTCATACTCATTCAAAACATTACAAACATAGTAGATGTGAGCAGATTTTTAATGAGAGGGTTCACACCATTGAACTTCAGAgagttcacactggagaaaaagcTAATGAACATAGTGAATGTGGAAAATCTCTGAGCTCCAAACACTTACTTGTAGAGCAACAGAGAACCCATGATGGAGAAAAGCCTTATGTGTGCAACACATGTGGGAAATCATTTCGCCACAAACAAACCCTCATTGGGCATCAGCAGAGAATCCATACTGGAGAAAGGTCTTACGTGTGTGTGGAATGTGGGAAATCCCTGAGCTCCAAATACTCACTTGTTGAGCATCAGAGAACCCATAATGGAGAAAAGCCATATGTGTGCAACACATGTGGGAAATCATTCCGTCACAAACAAACATTTGTTGGGCACCAGCAGAGAATCCATGCTGGAAAAAGACCTTATGTGTGCAGTGAGTGTGGAAAATCTTTTATTCAGTCTTCTGACCACATTcgacatcagagaattcatagtggAGAAAGGGCTTATGAGtgtagtgaatgtgggaaatcctTCATCTACAAACAGTCACTTCTTGATCATCAGAGAATCCACACTGGAGAAAGGCCCTATGGGTGCAGtgaatgtgggaaggccttcatCCACAAGAAAAGACTTCTTgagcatcagagaattcacactggagaaaagcctTATGTGTGCATTAAGTGTGGGAAGTCCTTTATTCGGTCTTCTGACTACATTCggcatcagagaattcacacaggAGAACGGGCTTATGAGTGCAgtgagtgtgggaaagccttcatcTGCAAACAAACACTTCTTAAGCACCATAGAATCCACACTAGAGAAAAGCCTTACCAATGCAGAGAATGTGGGAAAGGCTTCTACACTGAAGATAAACTTCTTCAGCACCAGAGAATCCACACCAGAGAACAAACATACAAGTGCAGTGAGTGTGGGAAAACCTTCAGCCACAAAAAAAGGCTTCTTGAGCACCAGAGGACCCACGCTGGAGAGAAACCCTGTGAGTGCTGTGAATGTGGGAAATGCTTTCGACATCGCACCAGCCTCATTCAGCATCAGAAAGTTCACAGTGGAGAGAGGCCTTTCATCTGTACTGCTTGTGAAAAGTCCTTCATCTACAAAAACAAACTCATTGAGCACCAGAGaatacacactggagaaaaaccctatgaGTGCactgaatgtgggaaagccttcaacAAGAGATACTCCCTTGTCAGGCACCAAAATATTCATGCAAGAGAAAGGCCCTAG